The following are encoded in a window of Scophthalmus maximus strain ysfricsl-2021 chromosome 6, ASM2237912v1, whole genome shotgun sequence genomic DNA:
- the kbtbd8 gene encoding kelch repeat and BTB domain-containing protein 8: MAASGEVGKLSQVQNGTPPTTNYNGVDAVHACNLLQQLKALYDEAQLTDIVVEVDHGKTFSCHRNVLAAISPYFRSMFTSGLTESSQREVRIVGVESESMHLVLDYAYTSRVLLSESNVQALFTAASIFQIPALQDQCAQFMISRLDPQNCIGVYMFADAYGHQELRERSQDYIRKKFLCVSWEQEFLQMTKEQLVSILNNDDLNVEKEEHVYESIVRWLEHDLPGRQAHLAEVFSQCIRLPLLEEAFLSRIPAPFACALSLSKDPAEAKARLTGTNGCPQRLGMTASEMVICFDAAHKHSGKKQTVPCLDTATGRVFKLCKPPNDLREVGILVSSENDIYIAGGYRPSNSEVSIDHRAESDFWQYEHAGNRWLPRAPLLRARIGCRLVHCCGKLYALGGRVYEGDGRNALKSVEYYDARDNCWTAVSPMPVAMEFHSAVEYKDRIYVLQGEYFFCFDPRKDYWSHLAPMSVPRSQGLAALYKNCIYYIAGICRNHQRTFTVEVYDIEKNTWSRKRDLPFDQATSPYIKAMLLQGKLHLFVRATQVMVEEHVFRTSRKNSLYQYDDKADAWTKVYETPDRLWDLGRHFECVVAKLYPQCLQKVL; this comes from the exons ATGGCTGCCAGTGGAG AGGTAGGGAAGCTGTCACAAGTACAAAATGGGACGCCTCCAACGACCAACTACAACGGGGTAGATGCTGTCCACGCCTGCAACCTCCTTCAGCAGCTCAAAGCCTTGTACGATGAAGCACAGCTCACAGACATTGTTGTAGAAGTGGACCATGGCAAGACTTTCTCCTGTCACCGAAATGTCCTTGCAGCCATCAGTCCATATTTTAG GTCCATGTTCACCAGTGGCCTTACAGAGAGCAGCCAGCGGGAGGTCAGAATAGTTGGGGTGGAATCGGAATCCATGCACCTTGTCTTAGACTACGCCTACACATCCAGGGTTTTGCTCTCCGAGTCCAACGTCCAGGCCCTATTCACTGCAGCCAGCATTTTCCAGATTCCTGCACTGCAGGACCAGTGTGCCCAGTTCATGATCAGCCGGCTTGACCCACAGAACTGTATTGGGGTCTACATGTTTGCTGATGCCTACGGGCACCAGGAGCTGAGGGAACGCTCGCAGGACTACATCCGCAAGAAG TTCCTTTGTGTGTCGTGGGAGCAAGAATTCCTCCAGATGACCAAGGAGCAGCTGGTCAGTATTTTGAACAATGATGACCTCAACGTGGAGAAGGAAGAGCACGTCTACGAGAGCATTGTACGCTGGCTGGAGCATGATCTACCCGGCCGCCAGGCCCACCTCGCTGAGGTTTTTTCCCAGTGCATCCGTCTGCCCTTGCTGGAAGAGGCCTTCCTCAGTCGGATACCTGCCCCCTTTGCTTGTGCCCTTTCCCTGTCTAAAGACCCTGCTGAGGCCAAAGCCCGCCTCACCGGCACCAATGGATGCCCACAGCGCCTGGGTATGACTGCTTCTGAGATGGTCATCTGCTTTGACGCCGCTCACAAACACTCAGGGAAGAAGCAGACGGTGCCTTGCCTGGACACAGCCACAGGACGGGTGTTCAAGCTCTGCAAACCACCCAATGATCTCCGGGAGGTCGGTATCTTGGTGTCCTCGGAGAACGACATCTACATCGCCGGCGGCTACCGACCGAGCAACAGTGAGGTGTCGATAGACCACCGAGCAGAGAGTGACTTCTGGCAGTATGAACATGCAGGCAACCGGTGGCTTCCACGCGCCCCTCTGCTGAGAGCGAGGATAGGCTGCAGGCTTGTGCACTGCTGTGGAAAGCTTTATGCACTGGGAGGCAGAGTTTATGAAGGTGATGGTCGGAACGCGTTGAAGTCGGTAGAGTACTACGATGCCAGGGACAACTGTTGGACAGCAGTCAGTCCCATGCCCGTTGCCATGGAGTTTCATAGTGCTGTGGAGTACAAAGACCGAATCTATGTCCTCCAGG GTGAATATTTCTTCTGCTTTGATCCCCGTAAGGACTACTGGAGTCATCTGGCCCCTATGAGTGTCCCTCGGAGTCAAGGCCTGGCTGCCTTGTACAAGAACTGCATCTACTACATTGCCGGCATCTGCAGGAACCACCAGCGCACCTTCACCGTGGAGGTCTACGACATTGAGAAGAACACTTGGAGCCGCAAGCGAGATCTCCCCTTTGACCAAGCCACAAGCCCGTACATCAAGGCCATGCTGCTACAAGGCAAGCTACACCTGTTTGTGCGAGCCACACAGGTCATGGTGGAGGAGCACGTGTTCCGCACCAGCCGAAAGAACTCCCTTTACCAGTACGACGACAAGGCAGACGCTTGGACCAAAGTCTATGAGACACCGGACCGCCTCTGGGATTTGGGTCGCCATTTTGAATGTGTGGTGGCCAAACTGTACCCACAATGTCTCCAGAAAGTGCTTTGA